A region from the Vespula pensylvanica isolate Volc-1 chromosome 9, ASM1446617v1, whole genome shotgun sequence genome encodes:
- the LOC122631527 gene encoding fibrillin-2-like isoform X2, producing MLLRRERKRQRNGPSWLLIVALVLLTSRVIEECNATGQRYNTPSPTQELDNTLQSVPPTGPNVCRSRFKNYCCPGWSKKPETGLCVIPVCTRRCGTGRCIRPNICLCEGGTVASTCGSISTKLSTHESNSNVDRGESGRCRVHCINGNCVDGRCQCRSGYQGEFCNEPICREPCLNQGRCIGPDRCACIYGYTGRRCETDYRTGPCYTKVKNGQCLANLQGVVCTRQLCCATVGKGWGHPCERCPMRLDCELGYLKTSQGQCVDINECEAIPGLCEGGKCVNTQGSFTCDCPEGQARDPETNECKDRDECQEEGICADGRCVNTNGGYYCLCNPGFIQSQDRRFCIDGRQGLCYTAVNRNGQCKNRLTMRLSKKDCCCGKNMGKGWGDECFICPNTGSEDYNRLCAQQPQQFTVINECALRPEICGNGKCVDTKEGYECECYPGFTKRNGRCEDIDECQLGYCQGGTCRNYEGSFICQCPPGFTVSGEGKYCTDHDECQDTGMCNNGHCINMNGSFRCKCNDGYTLSPTKNTCIDINECTENPRICLNGRCENTPGSYHCICQSGFTPSRDNTFCVDMDECSTSGMCENGKCVNMEGSFKCVCDSGFRIGPDQSHCIDIDECLSAPCQNGRCINTLGSFRCECHPGFNLGPDGRSCLDTRRDLCYSQYRDGQCSNPTSTAVTKSSCCCCTIILGQPMGWGSTCQPCPLPGTSEFDSLCPHGAGMTYNGDDINECAQNPNICINGGCENLMGTYRCICDNGYEVDATGKICSDINECELEESLCSGGQCRNTPGGYQCICPTGTRLKTENQMCEDIDECEELGPDVCFNGICVNVPESYECECSPGYILDNTGHICMDNRKGSCWTKMVDGRCENNLPRVALRSECCCSVGVAWGSPCEVCDHSLCECSKGYAKVDGKSCVDVNECELNAGICRGGGTCVNTDGSYRCECPPGLTLDPTHTTCVDTREETCYLEYRHGQCSTAIEGHFSKSLCCCSVGRAWGSEKCEACPKTGTHAHSELCPRGIGFTERQDINECIEFPGMCVNGRCKNTVGSYSCRCNQGFALDEHGIKCNDIDECEIMHGVCGNGTCRNTPGNFQCDCNSGYRSSDIMKICMDINECDMFSNLCVFGRCENIFGMFRCECNEGYKLDGSGGNCTDIDECESPQSCQYGTCINTQGKYICQCPPHYELVDAGNACVDRRDGFCYAGFEHGTGRPQCVFEMSTLVTKATCCCSIGTAWGNRCEECPKPGTKEFEELCPGGMGYRPNRVTVILEDINECEEHENICQNGHCTNTFGSFMCSCNEGFVLDDMKTSCVDINECALHPYICSVGRCINDQGKYHCECPEGYITMPGGKECVDTRKESCYLTYESGQCFNPMAQPQTKMLCCCSMGAAWGSPCERCPPERTREHEILCGLVPGQIMNPITNHTEEIDECALMPTMCTHGRCLNTPGSFECQCEQGYVYDQDSHQCIDENECLQIPNPCSGNAQCINQQGYFECVCPAGYKLGISRRDCIDIDECFERSGICNNAACNNLQGSFQCVCHSGFTLTHDRENCVDIDECQRNPNICNNGTCINILGSYKCQCYDGFKLSPNNDCADIDECRIMPFLCRNGRCRNTVGTFICECADGYILAQDRQHCRDVDECHEIPGLCPYPGKCQNLMGSYICSCPPGYELNNERRRCVDIDECIETIGICENGQCINTDGGVICECPVGFQLSDKPNSMRCIDVREEQCYDSYRRGQCSFPRKGGMTKKHCCCTMGKAWGKYCEQCPPENSEDFRRLCPEGVGRDDTGIDLNECLFMPDACSGGECINTDGSFRCECPSGYILDETGRRCIDNNECLTVQNICGNGTCTNIDGGFECSCNEGFTPGVNQICEDVNECLELGNQCAFRCHNAPGSFRCICPYGYTLAPDGRHCIDVDECATPANNCKYQCKNLIGTFMCICPPGYQQIGMADECKDINECAINSGLCRHGRCVNLEGSYQCYCYDGFEQSVDGKSCIDRRVGYCFLQTIGGRCTARTSELRTVTKADCCCTMGAAWGPHCEICPSRDSDDYNELCLDKGFSLDGQDIDECKTIPDLCRNGICINTMGSYRCICNKGYKSDKSGAHCIDVNECELTPKPCKYNCQNTEGSFICSCPAGFILNPDGISCRDLDECATGNHLCQQNCVNTQGSYTCGCREGYTQDGDACHDIDECEQPGTCPKPGTCVNTLGSFRCICPRGFKLDQSGRFCTDHNECADDSNCEHGCQNFMGSYRCGCPEGFVQHLYYSQCIDENECSNSPCGENTCINTIGSYKCGCPDGYQFDNNLQICVQVSAGCLGSPCAFGCTPNGANGFICGCPTGYQRIGQGHCLSTINPLSQSNYGEEIGNVPTYVINPDPYHIPPADDKTISTEGCFSCKINGKGRRRRGARIRSVDEELQQKRDELMKRRVTRKARRHHHGEEHVMKISLRQTKHRMRIIKLQPAIKDEDMEYTIVRGNKHENFEIAKDHGIWALHFRSRLKKPGQFRIVIHGRPRNGITAENEIWEKPLTFRIHLIVTE from the exons GCCTAACGTGTGCAGATCGAGGTTCAAGAATTATTGTTGTCCAGGATGGTCGAAGAAACCGGAAACGGGACTTTGCGTTATTC cTGTATGCACAAGGAGATGTGGTACGGGAAGATGCATAAGGCCAAACATATGTCTCTGCGAGGGTGGTACTGTGGCATCCACTTGTGGTTCGATTTCAACAAAAC TATCGACTCACGAAAGTAACAGTAACGTTGATCGAGGAGAGTCAGGTAGATGTAGAGTACACTGTATCAATGGTAATTGCGTCGATGGGAGATGTCAATGTCGAAGCGGATATCAAGGAGAGTTTTGTAACGAGC cTATATGTCGAGAACCTTGTTTGAATCAAGGTAGATGTATCGGTCCGGATCGTTGCGCTTGCATCTATGGATACACCGGAAGACGTTGCGAAACAGATTACAGAACTGGTCCTTGTTATACGAAAGTAAAGAATGGTCAATGCTTGGCGAATCTACAGGGTGTCGTTTGTACGAGACAGTTGTGTTGCGCCACCGTTGGTAAAGGCTGGGGTCATCCTTGCGAGAGATGTCCTATGAGACTCGATTGCGAATTGGGTTATTTAAAGACCAGTCAAGGTCAATGCGTAG ATATCAACGAATGCGAGGCAATTCCGGGGTTATGCGAAGGTGGAAAGTGCGTTAATACTCAAGGATCGTTTACTTGCGATTGTCCCGAAGGACAAGCTAGAGATCCCGAGACGAACGAATGCAAAGATCGAGACGAGTGTCAAGAGGAAGGAATATGTGCTGACGGCCGATGTGTGAACACCAATGGTGGCTATTATTGTCTTTGTAATCCTGGATTCATACAGAGTCAAGATCGCAGATTTTGTATTG ACGGAAGACAAGGACTTTGCTATACCGCGGTGAATAGAAATGGTCAATGCAAGAATAGATTAACTATGAGACTGAGTAAAAAGGATTGTTGCTGTGGCAAGAATATGGGTAAAGGATGGGGAGACGAATGCTTCATTTGTCCTAATACTGGAAGTG AAGATTACAACAGGCTTTGCGCGCAACAACCGCAACAATTCACGGTGATAAACGAGTGTGCCTTAAGACCTGAAATATGTGGCAATGGCAAATGCGTCGATACGAAGGAAGGTTACGAATGCGAGTGTTATCCTGGATTTACGAAGAGGAATGGTCGTTGCGAGGACATTGACGAGTGTCAATTAGGATACTGTCAAGGTGGTACTTGTCGAAATTATGAAGGAAGTTTTATTTGTCAATGTCCACCGGGATTCACTGTCTcaggagaaggaaaatattgCACTG ATCACGATGAATGTCAAGATACTGGAATGTGCAATAATGGCCATTGCATCAATATGAATGGTTCCTTCAGATGCAAATGCAACGACGGCTACACGTTATCGCCAACCAAAAATACGTGTATAG ATATCAACGAGTGTACCGAGAATCCACGGATATGTTTGAATGGTCGTTGCGAGAATACGCCAGGATCTTATCACTGCATTTGTCAGTCAGGATTTACACCTTCGAGAGATAATACTTTTTGCGTGGATATGGACGAGTGTTCTACCAGTGGAATGTGCGAAAATGGAAAGTGCGTCAATATGGAGGGTTCTTTCAAATGCGTTTGTGATTCTGGCTTTCGTATTGGACCCGATCAAAGTCATTGCATAG ACATCGACGAATGTTTAAGTGCACCCTGCCAAAATGGACGATGCATCAATACTCTTGGAAGTTTTCGATGCGAGTGTCATCCAGGATTTAATTTGGGACCCGATGGTAGATCCTGTTTAg ATACAAGAAGAGATCTTTGTTACTCGCAATATAGAGATGGTCAATGTTCTAATCCAACTTCAACAGCAGTGACTAAATcgagttgttgttgttgtactATAATACTTGGACAACCTATGGGTTGGGGTAGCACATGTCAACCTTGCCCTTTACCTGGTACCTCAGAGTTTGATTCTCTTTGTCCTCATGGTGCTGGAATGACATACAACGGCGATG ACATAAACGAATGTGCCCAAAATCCAAACATTTGTATAAATGGCGGCTGTGAAAATCTGATGGGTACTTATCGTTGTATTTGCGACAATGGCTATGAAGTTGACGCGACAGGGAAAATTTGTAGCGATATAAATGAATGCGAGCTGGAAGAATCCTTATGTAGTGGTGGTCAATGTAGGAATACACCTGGTGGCTATcag TGCATCTGTCCGACTGGTACAAGATTGAAAACTGAGAATCAAATGTGCGAGGACATCGACGAGTGCGAAGAATTAGGGCCAGACGTTTGTTTCAATGGAATTTGTGTGAACGTTCCTGAATCGTACGAATGCGAATGTTCTCCAGGCTATATACTTGATAATACTGGACATATTTGCATGG ACAATAGAAAAGGATCCTGCTGGACCAAAATGGTAGATGGTCGATGCGAGAACAATTTACCTAGAGTTGCTTTAAGATCGGAATGTTGTTGCTCCGTTGGAGTTGCTTGGGGAAGTCCTTGCGAAGTTTGCGACCATTCTCTTTGCGAATGTTCCAAAGGATACGCCAAAGTGGATGGTAAATCTTGCGTCGATGTTAACGAGTGCGAACTTAATGCTGGTATATGCAGAGGAGGCGGTACGTGTGTTAACACCGATGGATCTTATCGTTGCGAATGCCCTCCTGGTTTGACTCTGGATCCGACTC ACACAACTTGCGTCGATACCAGAGAAGAAACTTGCTACTTGGAATACCGTCATGGTCAGTGTTCAACGGCAATCGAAGGACACTTCTCCAAGAGTCTTTGTTGTTGCTCCGTTGGTCGTGCTTGGGGTAGCGAAAAGTGTGAAGCCTGTCCAAAGACAGGAACTCACGCTCATTCGGAATTATGTCCTAGAGGGATTGGATTTACCGAACGTCAAGATATTAACGAATGCATCGAATTTCCTGGCATGTGTGTCAACGGTAGATGTAAGAATACCGTCGGTAGTTACAGTTGCAGGTGCAATCAAGGATTTGCTTTGGACGAACATGGCATCAAATGTAACG ATATCGATGAGTGTGAGATTATGCACGGTGTATGCGGTAATGGTACATGTCGAAACACACCTGGCAATTTCCAATGCGATTGTAACTCTGGTTATCGTAGTAGTGAcattatgaaaatttgtatgg ACATAAACGAATGCGACATGTTCAGTAATCTCTGTGTGTTCGGTCGATGCGAGAACATTTTTGGTATGTTCCGTTGCGAATGTAACGAGGGGTACAAGCTGGATGGTTCTGGTGGTAATTGTACGGATATCGACGAATGCGAGAGTCCACAGTCTTGTCAATATGGAACGTGTATAAATACACAAGGAAAATATATCTGTCAGTGTCCGCCTCATTACGAATTGGTCGATGCTGGAAACGCTTGTGTCG ACAGGCGCGACGGTTTCTGTTACGCCGGTTTCGAGCATGGTACCGGCAGACCACAATGTGTTTTCGAGATGTCCACGTTAGTAACAAAGGCAACGTGTTGTTGCAGCATTGGTACCGCTTGGGGTAATCGTTGCGAGGAATGTCCCAAGCCAGGGACGAAAGAATTCGAGGAACTCTGTCCTGGTGGTATGGGCTATAGGCCAAACCGTGTCACTGTCATATTGGAAGACATTAACGAGTGCGAGGAACATGAGAATATATGTCAGAATGGTCATTGCACCAATACCTTTGGCAGTTTTATGTGTTCTTGCAACGAGGGTTTCGTTCTGGACGACATGAAAACAAGCTGCGTCG ATATAAACGAGTGCGCGTTACATCCATACATATGTAGCGTGGGTCGTTGCATCAACGACCAGGGCAAGTATCACTGCGAGTGTCCCGAAGGCTATATAACCATGCCAGGAGGAA AGGAATGCGTCGACACGAGGAAAGAATCCTGTTATCTTACATACGAATCTGGACAATGCTTCAATCCTATGGCTCAACCACAGACGAAAATGTTATGTTGCTGTTCGATGGGAGCAGCCTGGGGTAGTCCATGCGAAAGATGCCCACCCGAGAGGACAC GTGAGCATGAAATTTTATGTGGATTGGTACCAGGACAAATCATGAATCCGATAACTAATCACACCGAAGAAATCGACGAGTGTGCTCTTATGCCAACTATGTGTACTCATGGTCGTTGTTTGAACACACCTGGCAGTTTCGAGTGCCAATGCGAACAAGGATACGTTTACGATCAAGATTCGCATCAATGTATCGATGAAAACGAATGCTTGCAA aTACCAAATCCTTGTAGCGGTAATGCTCAATGCATCAACCAACAAGGATATTTCGAATGTGTTTGTCCTGCTGGATACAAATTAGGTATCAGTCGACGAGACTGCATCGACATTGATGAATGCTTCGAACGATCGGGTATATGCAATAACGCTGCTTGCAACAATCTACAGGGTAGCTTCCAATGCGTTTGCCATTCTGGTTTTACTTTGACTcacgatcgagaaaattgCGTTGACATCGACGAATGTCAACGAAATCCAAATATTTGTAACAATGGTACTTGCATAAATATTCTTGGTTCTTACAAGTGTCAATGTTACGATGGCTTCAAGTTGAGCCCTAACAACGATTGCGCTG acaTCGACGAATGTAGGATAATGCCTTTCCTCTGTCGCAATGGCAGATGTCGTAACACCGTTGGTACTTTCATTTGTGAATGTGCAGATGGTTATATATTGGCTCAAGATAGACAACATTGTCGGGATGTCGATGAATGTCACGag ATACCCGGCTTGTGTCCATATCCAGGAAAATGTCAGAATTTAATGGGATCGTACATATGTAGTTGTCCACCAGGTTACGAATTGaacaacgaaagaagaagatgcgTTG ACATAGACGAGTGTATAGAGACGATAGGTATCTGCGAAAACGGTCAATGTATTAACACGGACGGCGGTGTTATCTGTGAATGTCCAGTTGGCTTTCAATTGAGTGACAAACCTAATTCCATGAGATGCATCGACGTTAGAGAGGAACAATGCTACGATAGTTATAGACGTGGCCAATGCTCTTTCCCTCGGAAAGGTGGAATGACGAAGAAACATTGTTGTTGTACCATGGGTAAAGCTTGGGGAAAATATTGCGAGCAATGTCCACCAGAGAATAgtg AGGATTTTAGAAGATTGTGTCCAGAAGGAGTAGGTCGGGATGATACTGGTATTGATCTGAACGAATGTCTTTTCATGCCGGATGCCTGTTCCGGTGGCGAGTGTATAAATACCGATGGATCCTTCCGATGCGAGTGTCCATCTGGTTATATTTTGGATGAAACTGGAAGACGTTGCATCGATAATAACGAATGTTTAACAGTTCAGAATATTTGCGGCAACGGTACCTGCACCAACATAGATGGTGGTTTCGAGTGTTCCTGTAACGAAGGTTTCACGCCAGGTGTCAATCAGATTTGTGAGGATGTAAACGAGTGCCTTGAATTAGGTAATCAATGTGCCTTTAGATGTCACAATGCTCCTGGATCGTTCAGATGTATCTGTCCATACGGATATACTTTGGCTCCTGATGGAAGACACTGTATTG ATGTCGACGAGTGTGCCACACCGGCGAACAATTGCAAATATCAATGCAAAAATCTTATCGGCACGTTCATGTGCATTTGTCCACCTGGATATCAACAAATTGGTATGGCTGATGAATGTAAGGACATTAACGAGTGTGCTATTAATTCTGGACTATGTAGACACGGTCGTTGCGTCAATTTAGAAGGAAGTTATCAATGTTACTGTTATGATGGTTTTGAACAAAGTGTCGACGGAAAATCTTGTATTG ATCGTAGAGTTGGTTATTGTTTCCTGCAAACGATCGGTGGTAGATGTACAGCAAGGACCTCGGAATTACGTACAGTAACTAAAGCGGATTGTTGTTGTACGATGGGTGCTGCATGGGGTCCACATTGCGAGATATGTCCTTCGAGAGACTCGGACGATTACAACGAATTATGTTTGGACAAGGGCTTCTCTTTAGACGGTCAAg ATATCGATGAATGTAAGACGATACCGGATTTGTGTAGAAACGGAATATGCATTAACACTATGGGTTCCTATAGATGTATTTGCAACAAGGGATACAAATCTGATAAATCAGGAGCACATTGCATAG ACGTGAACGAATGCGAATTAACTCCCAAGCCGTGCAAATACAATTGTCAAAACACTGAAGGAAGCTTTATATGTTCCTGTCCTGCCGGTTTCATACTAAATCCTGATGGCATCAGTTGTCGTGACTTGGACGAGTGTGCGACAGGAAATCATCTTTGTCAACAAAATTGTGTAAATACTCAAGGAAGCTATACCTGCGGTTGTCGCGAAGGATATACTCAAGACGGAGATGCTTGTCACG atattgatGAGTGTGAACAACCTGGGACTTGTCCGAAACCGGGTACGTGCGTCAATACGCTTGGCAGTTTCCGATGTATCTGTCCAAGAGGATTTAAGCTTGATCAGTCTGGAAGATTCTGTACCGATCATAACGAATGTGCCGACGATAGTAACTGCGAACATGGTTGTCAA aacttTATGGGAAGTTATCGTTGCGGATGTCCGGAAGGATTTGTTCAACATCTCTATTACAGTCAGTGCATAGACGAAAACGAATGTAGCAATTCTCCGTGCGGTGAAAATACTTGTATTAACACTATTGGAAGTTACAAGTGTGGTTGTCCTGACGGTTATcagtttgataataatttacagaTTTGCGTTCAA gTCAGCGCAGGTTGTTTGGGATCTCCCTGTGCTTTTGGATGCACACCTAACGGAGCTAATGGTTTTATTTGCGGCTGTCCTACCGGTTATCAACGAATAGGACAA GGTCATTGTTTGTCTACGATTAATCCGTTATCTCAATCCAATTATGGAGAAGAAATTGGTAATGTACCAACGTATGTAATCAATCCAGATCCTTATCATATTCCACCAGCTGACGATAAGACTATCTCTACGGAAGGATGTTTCTCTTGCAAG aTAAATGGTAAAGGAAGACGTAGAAGAGGCGCGCGAATTAGATCGGTTGACGAAGAGTTACAACAAAAACGAGACGAATTAATGAAAAGACGAGTTACTCGAAAAGCAAGAAGACACCATCATGGGGAGGAACACGTTATGAAGATCAGTTTGCGTCAGACGAAGCATAGAATGAGGATTATTAAGTTGCAACCTGCTATAAAg GACGAAGATATGGAATATACGATCGTTCGAGGTAACAAACATGAAAACTTTGAAATTGCAAAGGATCATGGAATTTGGGCACTCCATTTCCGTAGTCGTTTGAAAAAACCAGGTCAATTCCGTATAGTTATACACGGTCGTCCAAGAAACGGTATAACCGCGGAAAATGAAATTTGGGAGAAACCGTTGACATTTAGAATTCATCTTATAGTCACCGAATGA